A single window of Plasmodium malariae genome assembly, chromosome: 8 DNA harbors:
- the PmUG01_08033200 gene encoding 40S ribosomal protein S3A, putative, protein MAVGKNKRTSKGKKGGKKKVTDVFTKKEWYDLKAPKMFLVRNFGKTLVTKTIGKKLATDSLKGRIYEVNLADLNNDEDQAHKKIKLSCDHIINRDCYTDFCGLSITRDKLCSLIRKGYTLIEGFTDVKTIDNYHLRMFCIAFTKKRQNQTRTTCYAQTSQIKKIRKKMVDIMNAEASKVLLKDLVKKFIPESIVKEVEKQCKKIFPLQNVLIRKVKILKRPKLDISKLMELHTDPKEDSGKTVKALPESKEATNILTAELKH, encoded by the exons ATGGCAGTTGGAAAAAACAAGAGAACAtcgaaaggaaaaaaaggtggaaagaaaaaagtaactgatgtttttacaaaaaaagaatggtATGACTTAAAGGCCCCCAAAATGTTTCTGGTGAGAAATTTTGGTAAAACACTTGTTACAAAAACTATTGGAAAAA AACTGGCAACTGATAGCTTGAAGGGAAGAATTTATGAAGTGAACTTAGCTGACTTGAATAATGATGAAGATCAGGCacataagaaaataaagctGAGTTGTGatcatattataaatagaGATTGCTACACAGATTTTTGTGGATTAAGTATTACAAGGGATAAGTTATGCTCTTTAATAAGAAAAGGGTATACCCTAATTGAAGGTTTTACAGATGTAAAAACTATTGATAATTACCATTTAAGAATGTTCTGTATTGCTTTCACGAAAAAACGACAAAATCAAACTAGAACAACATGTTATGCGCAAACTAgccaaattaaaaaaatacgaaaaaaaatggtagaTATTATGAATGCTGAGGCGAGCAAGgttttattaaaagatttagtaaaaaaatttattccgGAATCTATAGTTAAGGAAGTTGAAAAACAATGTAAGAAAATTTTTCCCTTacaaaatgttttaattagaaaagtaaaaattttaaaaagaccCAAATTAGATATTTCGAAACTAATGGAATTGCACACAGACCCAAAAGAAGATTCAGGAAAAACTGTTAAGGCCTTACCAGAGTCCAAAGAGGCTACTAACATTTTAACTGCTGAACTTAAGCATTAA